A genomic segment from Bacteroidota bacterium encodes:
- a CDS encoding T9SS type A sorting domain-containing protein: MENLMLRSDSRKVLKGALLLLYLVICLDANSQLFSSVYQKDRPAMVFDNVVTNNDTVYILGLTAKAQPVGFNFRLLLGKVPLYEPDSLNAEVFIDSQPVDYAAWYNSLSRDKISNGYSATGYIYREREGVLLLTLDENFNPTLLKEIFNTDTSLLSYKGMKVLRYDSSTFFISGIIQHANGNSNTLLLKTDISGNLIFQKEFGTGTWYEYASSMAKLKNGRILIGSSKSYENRPYAVSQTWLLEVDTNGVLKRQWFDPNDSTYGAYSLRQTKDGGYVYAAQKAEWQTINNAFCVATIVKMDSAFNKQWTFRGGGVTPETGIFDIEELEEGTFIACGNTSYAHPDSTITSGWIIKLSSTGEMIWQKNYEGFATYGAINYLYDVDVLSDGGFIACGEANGDNGQFGWLLKVDSNGCEVENCGVGIDEVVKPEISGIKVYPNPASTEITLDYTSIDWAQQGELSIVLMNSLGQIIHHEKLPMYSVFQRIDVSKFPVGFYLAHIKRNNTTIATSKFAKQ; the protein is encoded by the coding sequence ATGGAAAATTTAATGTTGCGAAGTGACAGTAGAAAGGTTTTGAAAGGAGCGCTATTGTTGCTATACCTTGTAATTTGCCTTGATGCTAATTCTCAATTATTTTCATCGGTCTATCAGAAAGATAGACCGGCTATGGTTTTTGACAATGTTGTAACTAACAATGATACGGTATACATTCTTGGACTTACAGCAAAAGCACAACCCGTCGGTTTTAATTTCCGATTACTTTTAGGAAAGGTACCGCTGTATGAACCAGATAGTTTAAATGCTGAAGTATTTATTGATTCCCAACCAGTAGATTATGCTGCCTGGTACAACTCTTTGTCGAGAGATAAAATTTCGAATGGCTATAGTGCTACCGGTTATATATACAGAGAGAGAGAGGGGGTCCTATTACTAACATTGGATGAGAATTTCAATCCAACTCTTCTTAAAGAGATTTTCAATACTGATACGTCTTTGCTTTCCTACAAAGGAATGAAAGTTTTAAGGTATGACAGTTCAACATTTTTCATAAGCGGAATTATTCAGCATGCTAATGGGAATAGCAATACTCTATTATTAAAGACGGATATTAGCGGAAACCTGATTTTTCAGAAAGAATTTGGAACGGGTACATGGTATGAATATGCCTCTAGTATGGCAAAGTTGAAAAATGGACGGATACTAATTGGCAGTAGCAAAAGCTATGAAAACCGACCTTATGCAGTATCACAGACATGGCTGTTAGAAGTAGATACAAATGGAGTTTTGAAGCGGCAATGGTTCGACCCAAATGACAGTACCTATGGCGCGTATAGTCTTAGGCAGACCAAGGATGGAGGTTATGTTTATGCTGCGCAAAAAGCGGAATGGCAAACGATAAACAATGCATTTTGCGTAGCTACCATCGTAAAAATGGATAGCGCATTTAATAAGCAGTGGACTTTTAGGGGGGGAGGAGTGACACCTGAAACCGGAATTTTTGATATAGAGGAATTAGAAGAGGGTACTTTTATCGCTTGTGGAAATACAAGTTATGCTCATCCTGACTCTACCATTACTAGCGGATGGATTATTAAATTATCCTCTACAGGAGAGATGATCTGGCAAAAGAATTATGAGGGCTTTGCCACGTATGGGGCAATTAATTATTTATATGACGTTGATGTATTGTCAGATGGTGGTTTTATAGCCTGCGGGGAAGCAAATGGAGATAATGGACAGTTTGGATGGCTACTGAAAGTGGATAGCAATGGGTGTGAAGTGGAGAATTGTGGGGTGGGAATAGACGAAGTAGTCAAGCCTGAAATTAGTGGGATAAAAGTATACCCGAATCCAGCCTCTACGGAAATAACACTTGATTACACATCTATTGATTGGGCTCAGCAAGGTGAGTTAAGCATTGTATTGATGAATAGTTTAGGTCAAATTATTCATCATGAAAAATTGCCGATGTATTCAGTCTTTCAGCGCATTGATGTTTCAAAGTTTCCGGTTGGCTTTTACCTCGCGCATATCAAGCGCAACAACACCACCATAGCAACTTCAAAATTTGCAAAGCAATAG